CGAACAGACTAAAGAAATAATTATCAAAATTCAGAATACATTATTCAAAATTGGTTCACATCTCGCTACTGCGAAAGATAACAAAAAAGCCCAAAACAAATTACCTGAAATCAGCAATAAAGATATTGATCTATTGGAAAAAGAGATAGACAGAATAGATCAAAACATTCCCCCTATGACAAATTTTGTACTTCCGGGAGGGCATTCTAATATTTCGCATTGTCATATTGCGAGAACTATCTGTAGAAGAACAGAACGCAGGATATCCTCTCTTAGTGAGGTGGAGGAAATTGATACAATAATAAAAGTATACATCAACCGTTTATCTGATTACTTATTTATGCTTTCCAGAGAATTTTCTGCAAAATTAAACAGCGAAGAAATTTTTTGGAAACCTTAGTGTTTCGTTAAAACACTTCAAAAACACTCAGCTAAATAGCTTATATTTTTATCTTTAATAGTTAAAAATATAAGCTCATTTTATCTGTAAAAAAAGATAGAATTACAGAAAAATCATTTTTTTCTTTGATTTCATCTATAAAAAATTACATTTGCAAAAAATATAACATACATCATAAACTATGTATTGGACTTTAGAATTAGCATCATACCTAAGCGATGCACCATGGCCTGCTACTAAAGACGAACTTATTGATTACGCTATTCGTACAGGAGCGCCTCTTGAGGTTGTAGAAAACCTACAATCAATCGAAGATGAGGAAGACAGTTATGAGTCAATTGAAGAAATCTGGCCGGATTATCCTTCGGATGAAGATTTTCTATGGAATGAGGATGAATATTAGAAAGCAATAAGTTTATCTGTAAAAACAGATTAACGTTTACATTGATAAGTTCATAGAATTGCATAATAGCGCTTTCTGTGAGCTTATTTGGTGTTTATAAATCTACTATTTTGGTTTACAAACACCGAATTATTCAATTATTTGCTTGGCAATAAATTAGAAATTTAAAATATTAATAAAATGGGATTTTTAGATAAAGCTATGAAGCTTCTTTTTGGTGATAAATCATCGAAAGATGTACAGGCTTTAAAACCTATCTTGGATAAGATAAAAATTGTTGAAGGCGATATCTCTAAACTGTCAAATGATGGTTTGAGAAATAAAACAGAAGAGTTTAAACAAAAAATTAAAGATGCTACTTCTGCTCAAAACAATGAAATAGAAAAACTTCGTGCAGAATCCAATGCCGAGGGTATTGATATTCACAAAAAAGAAGAATTATACACCAGAATTGATCAGCTTGAAGATGAAGCTTATGAGATTTCTGAGAAAGTTCTTGAGGAAATACTTCCGGAAGCATATGCACTAGTTAAAGAAACAGCAAAGAGATTTGCCGAAAATGATCAACTAGAAGTTACTGCTACTCAATTCGACAGAGAATTGTCTGCTACACGACAGCACATTGAACTTGTTGATGACAAAGCTATTTGGGACAATGCATGGGATGCAAATGG
The Bacteroidota bacterium DNA segment above includes these coding regions:
- a CDS encoding cob(I)yrinic acid a,c-diamide adenosyltransferase yields the protein MKIYTKTGDKGSTSLFGGQRVEKHNIRIEAYGTLDELIAYMGLIRDFSDEQTKEIIIKIQNTLFKIGSHLATAKDNKKAQNKLPEISNKDIDLLEKEIDRIDQNIPPMTNFVLPGGHSNISHCHIARTICRRTERRISSLSEVEEIDTIIKVYINRLSDYLFMLSREFSAKLNSEEIFWKP
- a CDS encoding DUF2795 domain-containing protein, which produces MYWTLELASYLSDAPWPATKDELIDYAIRTGAPLEVVENLQSIEDEEDSYESIEEIWPDYPSDEDFLWNEDEY